A genomic region of Anaerolineales bacterium contains the following coding sequences:
- a CDS encoding diacylglycerol kinase family lipid kinase — protein sequence MAGKRIKLIINPNADLGNAWRQATDLRAIAEQFGGADWAGTVYPTHATELARQAAEEGYEIVIAVGGDGTAHEVINGLMSVPAHQRPKFGIVPLGSGNDFAHNLGLPDGPRDALQMALQGNTRKIDLALIEDENGRKEYWDNTMNIGFGGSVNIYSHNLPLVRGFLMYFAATLLTIIRRYDVMSMKISTDQESWDADVLMLGVCNGKREGGGFITAPEAEFDDGWLNYTQVGKVSRLSMFRLIPEFLKGTQGRFDKQVKMGKAKSIELESQQSLTIHIDGETFAGFNSNVHKLKISVLPQALEVLVPPAS from the coding sequence ATGGCAGGCAAACGCATCAAGCTCATCATCAACCCCAATGCCGATCTGGGCAATGCCTGGCGGCAAGCCACTGACCTACGAGCGATTGCGGAGCAATTTGGCGGTGCGGATTGGGCTGGCACCGTATACCCCACGCATGCCACCGAACTGGCCCGCCAGGCGGCCGAAGAAGGCTACGAGATCGTGATTGCCGTAGGCGGCGATGGCACGGCCCACGAGGTTATCAACGGCTTGATGAGCGTGCCGGCCCATCAGCGCCCCAAGTTTGGCATTGTGCCGCTGGGTTCCGGGAATGATTTTGCGCACAATCTGGGCCTGCCGGATGGCCCGCGTGATGCCCTACAGATGGCCTTGCAGGGAAACACACGCAAAATTGATCTGGCGCTGATCGAAGATGAGAACGGCCGCAAAGAATACTGGGATAACACCATGAACATCGGCTTTGGCGGCTCGGTCAACATTTATTCGCACAATTTGCCGCTGGTGCGAGGCTTCCTTATGTATTTCGCCGCCACCTTGCTCACCATCATCCGCCGCTATGACGTGATGTCGATGAAGATCAGCACGGACCAGGAAAGTTGGGATGCCGACGTGCTGATGCTGGGGGTGTGCAACGGCAAGCGTGAGGGCGGCGGCTTTATCACCGCTCCCGAAGCTGAATTCGATGATGGCTGGCTGAATTACACCCAGGTGGGCAAGGTTTCACGCCTGAGCATGTTCCGCCTGATCCCTGAGTTCCTCAAGGGCACCCAGGGCCGCTTTGATAAGCAGGTCAAGATGGGCAAGGCCAAGAGCATTGAACTCGAATCGCAGCAATCGCTCACCATTCATATTGACGGCGAGACCTTTGCGGGCTTCAATAGCAACGTGCACAAACTCAAAATTTCTGTTCTGCCCCAGGCACTGGAAGTGCTGGTGCCGCCAGCCAGCTAG
- a CDS encoding ferritin-like domain-containing protein, with translation MKTKTKTKASAAVLQAKADLIESLNEDLAGELSAIVQYIAYAAKVTGPYRPQLVEFFLAEVPDEQRHAQFLANKIVALGGEPTTQPRPVATVESNREMLEAVLEAEQRAVRDYTQRAEDAEEYGDKGLAVELENIVSDETRHAEETERILRDWPL, from the coding sequence ATGAAAACCAAAACCAAGACCAAAGCGTCTGCCGCGGTTTTACAGGCCAAAGCGGACCTCATCGAGAGTTTGAATGAAGACCTGGCCGGTGAGCTCAGTGCCATCGTGCAGTACATCGCCTACGCCGCCAAGGTCACCGGGCCTTACCGCCCGCAATTGGTGGAGTTCTTTCTGGCCGAAGTGCCCGACGAGCAGCGCCATGCGCAGTTCCTGGCCAACAAGATCGTAGCTCTGGGCGGCGAGCCCACCACCCAGCCGCGCCCCGTGGCCACCGTCGAAAGCAACCGCGAGATGCTCGAGGCGGTGCTGGAGGCCGAGCAACGCGCCGTGCGCGATTACACCCAGCGTGCTGAAGACGCTGAAGAGTACGGTGACAAGGGTCTGGCAGTGGAGCTGGAGAACATCGTCAGTGATGAAACCCGCCACGCCGAGGAAACCGAGCGCATCCTGCGTGACTGGCCGCTCTAG
- a CDS encoding metallophosphoesterase family protein — MTKITLGLIADTHVPDRKRGLDARILPALRQAGVSAILHAGDISTARLLAQLGEVAPVLAVRGNTDWFPSADLPNQRHLQYGGVRIGLAHGHINWRSYLRDKLHYLLHGPRSFDYFAERILRQFPQEDVIVFGHTHEPLIRRVGRQLLVNPGSACYQVLPGNPPSFALLHLQAGQAEAELIELPPQPDEDNLKMDTTRR, encoded by the coding sequence TTGACCAAAATCACCCTGGGGTTGATCGCCGATACGCATGTACCAGACCGCAAGCGCGGTCTGGACGCGCGTATCCTGCCCGCACTGCGCCAGGCGGGCGTCAGCGCAATCCTGCACGCCGGCGATATCTCCACCGCGCGCCTGCTGGCCCAACTGGGGGAGGTGGCCCCAGTGCTGGCGGTGCGCGGCAACACCGATTGGTTCCCCTCCGCCGATTTGCCCAATCAGCGTCATTTGCAGTATGGCGGTGTGCGCATCGGGTTGGCCCATGGGCACATCAACTGGCGCAGCTACCTGCGCGACAAACTGCACTACCTGCTGCACGGACCGCGCAGCTTCGATTACTTTGCCGAACGCATCCTGCGCCAGTTTCCGCAGGAGGATGTGATCGTCTTCGGCCATACGCATGAGCCGCTCATCCGCCGCGTGGGGCGCCAATTGCTGGTCAACCCCGGCTCGGCCTGTTACCAGGTGCTGCCCGGCAACCCCCCCAGCTTTGCTCTACTGCACCTGCAGGCCGGCCAGGCCGAGGCCGAGCTGATCGAGCTGCCCCCGCAGCCAGATGAGGACAACTTAAAAATGGACACTACCCGCCGCTAG
- a CDS encoding aminopeptidase P family protein, which yields MKSDLPALMDARGLDALLIFGDALHNPPMTYFTGVAHVTEGLLVVKRGEAPVLFCHNMERDEAASTGLATRSITDYNYRELYEQEGKDALRATARLFQHMLSDVGLTAGKVAVYGQRDAGQSFGLLSALQEFMPGLQLVDEFRNSVLLQARATKDAAEMVQMRKVAQQTVDVVGQVADFLSRQKDVDGVLTGEDGQPVTVAKVKSLINRWLAERGLDNPHGTIFAPGAEGGVPHSQGSPDAVLRLGEPIVFDIYPVQAGGGYFADFTRTWCIGYATPEAQALYDDVRSVFDTVMAEIKAGVHGTVYQERVCELFEAQGHATVRQDPRIRSGYVHSLAHGLGLDVHERPSTGRDASPEDVLQPGMVITVEPGLYYPERGLGARIEDAVYLHPDGHLEILAPYPYDLVIPLKS from the coding sequence ATGAAATCAGATTTGCCGGCCCTGATGGACGCGCGTGGCTTGGACGCTTTATTGATCTTTGGCGATGCATTGCACAACCCTCCGATGACGTATTTCACTGGTGTGGCCCATGTTACCGAGGGGTTACTGGTGGTCAAGCGTGGTGAGGCGCCGGTGCTGTTTTGCCACAACATGGAGCGTGATGAAGCGGCCTCCACCGGCTTGGCCACGCGCTCGATCACTGATTACAACTATCGCGAGCTGTACGAGCAGGAGGGCAAAGATGCGCTGCGTGCTACCGCGCGCCTGTTCCAACACATGCTTAGCGATGTAGGTCTGACGGCTGGCAAAGTGGCGGTGTATGGCCAGCGGGATGCCGGGCAATCCTTCGGCCTGCTCTCGGCCCTGCAGGAGTTCATGCCGGGTTTGCAATTGGTTGACGAATTCCGCAATTCCGTGTTGCTGCAGGCGCGCGCCACCAAAGACGCCGCTGAAATGGTGCAGATGCGCAAAGTGGCCCAGCAGACGGTGGACGTGGTGGGCCAGGTGGCTGATTTCCTCAGCCGCCAAAAAGATGTCGACGGGGTGCTGACCGGTGAAGATGGCCAGCCGGTCACCGTGGCCAAGGTGAAATCGCTGATCAATCGTTGGCTGGCCGAGCGCGGCCTAGATAACCCGCACGGCACTATCTTTGCCCCCGGCGCCGAGGGCGGCGTGCCCCACAGCCAGGGCAGCCCGGACGCTGTGCTGCGCCTGGGCGAACCGATTGTCTTCGATATCTACCCGGTGCAAGCGGGCGGCGGCTACTTTGCCGATTTTACGCGCACCTGGTGCATCGGCTACGCCACACCCGAAGCGCAAGCGCTATATGATGACGTGCGCTCCGTATTCGATACCGTGATGGCCGAGATCAAAGCCGGCGTGCATGGCACGGTCTATCAAGAGCGCGTGTGTGAGCTCTTTGAGGCCCAGGGCCACGCCACCGTGCGCCAGGATCCGCGCATCCGCTCCGGCTATGTACATTCGCTGGCCCACGGCCTCGGCCTGGATGTGCACGAGCGCCCCTCCACCGGGCGCGATGCCTCCCCCGAAGATGTGCTGCAGCCCGGCATGGTGATCACCGTCGAGCCGGGCCTGTACTATCCCGAGCGCGGCCTGGGCGCGCGCATTGAGGACGCCGTCTACCTGCATCCCGATGGCCATCTTGAAATCCTGGCCCCGTATCCTTATGACCTGGTGATCCCGCTAAAATCGTAG
- a CDS encoding geranylgeranyl reductase family protein → MAAPSYDVAVIGAGPGGSAAAFYLARQGQRVLLLDKASFPRDKTCGDGLTPRALDILADMGILAAAEAAGCRIHGVSIFAKRGAVLHSSIPAHPDFHDYLLVVPRLRLDDLIRQRAIQQGATFQGNARVTALHAETSGVQIQAELDGQPASFQARAAVVAVGANMGFLRDNQILSYAPRPIVAVRAYYEGLHDLGDHIQAHFEQVPMPGYGWVFPTGPASANIGLGMWRDQATSAGSLRTAFDHFLQGPRLSQLTAGAQQVGLVKSYPLRIDFTTAPTHAERIVLVGESAGLVSPLTGEGIDFALESGRLAAQFLHDALASDALSRNALRAYDRLLRAHFQSMFTFLGYLRKVYVNPLLMDRIVRVCARSPELRELFVSILMSQQHPAALLRPRIVRKVLIGV, encoded by the coding sequence ATGGCGGCGCCCTCCTATGACGTCGCGGTGATTGGCGCCGGGCCGGGAGGCTCGGCGGCTGCGTTTTACCTGGCGCGCCAAGGCCAGCGCGTGCTGCTGCTGGATAAGGCTAGCTTCCCGCGCGATAAGACCTGTGGCGATGGCCTCACCCCGCGTGCCCTGGATATCCTGGCGGATATGGGCATTCTGGCGGCGGCCGAGGCGGCGGGATGCCGTATCCATGGGGTTTCGATCTTTGCCAAACGCGGTGCGGTATTGCACTCCAGCATTCCTGCCCACCCTGATTTTCATGATTACTTATTGGTGGTGCCGCGCCTGCGCCTGGATGATCTAATCCGCCAGCGCGCCATTCAACAAGGCGCCACGTTCCAGGGCAATGCCCGCGTCACCGCCTTGCATGCCGAGACCAGCGGCGTGCAGATCCAAGCCGAGCTTGACGGCCAGCCGGCCAGCTTTCAGGCGCGTGCCGCGGTGGTGGCGGTGGGCGCCAATATGGGCTTCTTGCGCGACAACCAGATCCTCAGCTATGCCCCGCGCCCGATTGTGGCGGTGCGCGCATACTATGAGGGCTTGCACGATCTGGGCGATCATATTCAGGCGCACTTTGAACAAGTGCCCATGCCGGGCTATGGCTGGGTCTTTCCCACCGGGCCGGCTTCGGCCAATATCGGCTTGGGCATGTGGCGTGATCAGGCCACCAGCGCCGGCTCGTTGCGCACGGCTTTCGATCATTTTCTGCAAGGCCCGCGCCTGAGCCAGCTAACCGCCGGGGCCCAGCAGGTTGGCCTAGTCAAGAGCTACCCGCTGCGCATTGATTTCACCACCGCACCTACCCACGCCGAGCGTATCGTGCTGGTGGGCGAGAGCGCCGGCCTGGTGAGCCCGCTCACTGGCGAAGGCATCGACTTCGCGCTGGAGAGCGGCCGCCTGGCAGCCCAATTCCTGCATGATGCGCTGGCCTCGGATGCGCTTAGCCGCAACGCCTTGCGCGCGTATGACCGCCTGCTGCGGGCGCACTTCCAAAGCATGTTTACCTTTCTGGGGTATCTGCGCAAGGTTTACGTCAACCCGCTGCTGATGGATCGCATTGTGCGCGTGTGTGCGCGCAGCCCAGAGCTGCGCGAATTGTTTGTTAGTATCTTGATGAGTCAGCAGCACCCCGCGGCCTTATTGCGCCCGCGGATCGTACGCAAAGTATTGATAGGAGTGTAA
- a CDS encoding phytoene/squalene synthase family protein — MTIHTALEVLEQTSRTFYLPIIRLPNGLQEAVAAGYLCMRAIDEIEDHPHLPAAAKAELLQTICLLLDSQTSAERFDHARFSALFAPYTEQLPEVTLRLSEWACYAPAFIAPRVWEATSAMAGRMRDWVLNGFTVASQADLDRYTYSVAGAVGLLLCDLWAWFEHVQIHRSLAIQFGRALQSVNILRNRKEDLQRGVDFYPDDWGDAEMQNYARHNLNDFDAYMQSLAANTFSDFVNIPRALAHATLEALAEGREKLSRADVLKILQALEAQNSLGSA; from the coding sequence GTGACGATCCATACCGCCCTTGAAGTGCTGGAGCAAACCAGCCGCACCTTTTATCTGCCGATCATCCGCTTGCCCAATGGCTTGCAGGAAGCCGTGGCCGCGGGCTACCTGTGCATGCGCGCCATTGACGAGATCGAAGATCATCCGCACTTGCCAGCGGCGGCCAAGGCCGAGCTCCTGCAAACTATTTGCCTGCTGCTCGATTCGCAAACCTCGGCCGAGCGCTTTGACCATGCGCGTTTTAGCGCGCTCTTTGCCCCCTATACAGAGCAGTTGCCTGAGGTGACGCTGCGCCTCTCCGAATGGGCGTGCTATGCCCCGGCGTTCATCGCCCCGCGCGTCTGGGAGGCCACCTCGGCGATGGCCGGGCGCATGCGCGATTGGGTGCTCAACGGCTTCACGGTAGCTTCGCAGGCTGATCTGGATCGCTACACGTATAGCGTGGCGGGCGCGGTGGGCCTGCTGCTGTGTGACTTGTGGGCTTGGTTCGAGCACGTGCAGATCCACCGCAGTTTGGCGATCCAGTTTGGGCGCGCCCTGCAATCGGTCAACATCCTGCGCAATCGCAAGGAAGACTTGCAACGCGGTGTGGATTTTTACCCCGATGATTGGGGCGATGCTGAAATGCAGAATTACGCCCGCCACAATTTGAACGACTTTGATGCTTACATGCAAAGCCTGGCGGCCAACACCTTCTCAGACTTTGTCAATATCCCCCGGGCGCTGGCGCATGCCACCCTGGAGGCGCTGGCCGAAGGGCGCGAAAAACTTTCGCGCGCAGATGTGCTCAAGATCCTGCAAGCGCTTGAAGCGCAAAATTCCCTCGGCTCCGCGTAG
- a CDS encoding GNAT family N-acetyltransferase has translation MDDELYSQYALRPVAPEDTAAVVAVINQFSQTFGNFAEETVEGLAGFWKTPGIAPADDLRVLVAADGRIAGYAETTAWNEVPVHPNIYQRVLPELVGSPAHAQLLDWAIARSHAVLDKVPEDLRVSIGTFSLMDIPAQEALLAERGFSKTRYTFEMGIALNGEIPAPQWPHGIRLQPFDLERDLRKVYAAHDQAFEDHFGHQAEEFEKGLERFRHLLVAEGTEYDPSLWFIAMDGDEIAGYLVGRKRSDGGDLGWVNLLGVRRPWRKLGLGLALLQHGFRAFQARGWQRAELNVDGSSLTGAVRLYERAGMQVIRRHARYEKELRAGKELMTVELSSQ, from the coding sequence ATGGATGACGAATTGTATAGCCAGTATGCGCTGCGCCCGGTAGCGCCCGAGGACACCGCCGCCGTGGTGGCGGTGATCAACCAGTTCTCGCAAACCTTTGGCAACTTCGCCGAGGAGACGGTGGAGGGCCTGGCCGGATTTTGGAAAACGCCCGGTATAGCGCCCGCCGATGACTTGCGCGTGCTAGTGGCCGCGGATGGCCGCATTGCCGGGTACGCCGAAACCACCGCGTGGAATGAGGTGCCCGTGCATCCCAACATCTACCAGCGCGTGCTGCCTGAGCTGGTCGGCAGCCCAGCCCATGCGCAGCTGCTGGATTGGGCCATCGCACGCAGCCACGCGGTGCTGGACAAAGTACCCGAGGACCTGCGCGTCTCGATCGGCACCTTCAGCCTGATGGATATCCCCGCGCAGGAGGCGCTGCTGGCCGAGCGTGGCTTCAGCAAGACGCGCTATACCTTTGAGATGGGCATTGCCCTCAACGGTGAGATCCCCGCGCCGCAGTGGCCGCACGGTATCCGCTTACAGCCTTTCGATCTCGAGCGGGATCTACGCAAGGTATATGCCGCTCACGATCAGGCCTTCGAAGACCACTTCGGCCACCAGGCCGAAGAGTTCGAGAAGGGTCTTGAGCGCTTCCGCCATCTGTTGGTGGCGGAAGGCACCGAGTACGACCCGAGCCTGTGGTTCATCGCCATGGATGGCGATGAGATCGCCGGCTACCTGGTTGGGCGCAAACGCAGCGATGGCGGCGATTTGGGCTGGGTCAATTTGCTCGGCGTGCGCCGCCCCTGGCGCAAGCTGGGGCTGGGTTTGGCGTTGCTGCAGCATGGCTTCCGCGCCTTCCAGGCGCGCGGCTGGCAACGCGCCGAGCTCAACGTAGATGGCAGCAGCCTCACCGGCGCGGTGCGCTTGTATGAACGCGCGGGCATGCAAGTGATTCGCCGGCATGCCCGCTACGAGAAGGAACTTCGTGCAGGAAAGGAGTTGATGACCGTAGAACTAAGCAGCCAATAG
- a CDS encoding aldo/keto reductase: MEYRQFGKQALRVSEMGHGLWGMGGWSDADDKQSMAALERSLALGCNFFDTAWAYGAGHSERLLGQLIRNHPGSEIIIATKVPPKNGVWPADPNDALEDVFPAQHIIDFTKRSLDNLGTDHLHLQQLHVWDDQWAEAPGWIEAAEQLKAEGLIKFFGLSLNRWEPWNGLKAIRTGAVDAVQVIYNIFDQAPEDELFPLCQELGVAVLARVPLDEGGLSGKLTLETQFAEDDWRSGYFGPENLKPTVERAEALKALLPAGMPLPELALRFVLAHPAVSTTIPGMRKLAHVEQNIALSDGKPLPAELLEQLKAHRWDRKVAPWSD, translated from the coding sequence ATGGAATACAGACAATTTGGCAAACAGGCGCTGCGCGTCAGCGAGATGGGGCACGGCTTGTGGGGGATGGGCGGGTGGTCAGACGCCGATGATAAACAATCTATGGCCGCGCTGGAGCGCTCGTTGGCCCTGGGCTGCAATTTCTTTGACACCGCCTGGGCCTATGGCGCGGGCCATAGCGAGCGCCTGCTGGGCCAGTTGATCCGCAATCACCCGGGCAGCGAGATCATCATTGCTACCAAAGTGCCGCCCAAAAACGGCGTATGGCCGGCCGATCCAAACGATGCGCTCGAGGATGTATTCCCCGCCCAGCACATTATCGATTTCACAAAACGCAGCCTGGATAATTTGGGCACTGACCATCTGCACTTGCAACAACTGCACGTCTGGGATGACCAGTGGGCCGAGGCCCCCGGGTGGATCGAAGCCGCTGAACAATTGAAGGCGGAAGGACTGATTAAATTCTTCGGCTTGAGTTTGAACCGTTGGGAGCCCTGGAATGGACTCAAGGCAATTCGCACCGGCGCAGTAGATGCGGTGCAGGTGATCTACAACATTTTCGATCAGGCGCCCGAAGATGAACTCTTCCCGCTGTGCCAGGAGTTGGGCGTGGCGGTATTGGCACGCGTGCCATTGGATGAAGGCGGCCTTAGCGGTAAGCTCACGCTAGAGACCCAGTTTGCCGAAGATGACTGGCGCTCGGGCTATTTTGGGCCAGAGAATTTAAAGCCCACGGTTGAACGCGCCGAAGCACTGAAGGCCTTGCTGCCCGCCGGCATGCCGCTGCCGGAGCTGGCCCTGCGCTTTGTATTGGCCCACCCGGCAGTCAGCACCACCATCCCGGGGATGCGCAAGTTGGCGCATGTGGAGCAGAACATCGCCTTGAGCGATGGCAAGCCCCTGCCCGCAGAACTGCTGGAGCAACTTAAGGCGCACCGCTGGGACCGCAAAGTGGCCCCGTGGTCTGATTAG
- a CDS encoding ComEC/Rec2 family competence protein — MQGADSKRVPAFVHLPLLWTSLAFLLGILAANRWPHGAAWPWLAALCLLALLAALWRWPHAAARLALFAALLLTLGALRYQAAQPQLTPADLAFYNNAEGQLQVWGHLTQPAVARENHTELWFEAEQLELDGQLYAVRGRALARVALGQQWHYGDGVLLTGRLRTPGGDEDDTYAEYLARQGVHSEMPFANVQASGQWHGDRLRQWLYSIRSAGVERLHQLYPDPVAGLLAGILLGDESGISQQLKQAFNTTGTRHIVAISGFNISIIAGLALSVFTRVVGKRRGLWLAGLCIVAYTVLVGAQASVVRAAIMGLVVLAAQLAGRDQHSLNTLAFTAALMALVNPLILWDVGFQLSFMATLGLLVYAGPWRAWLEQQLEARLPAVWATRLAGPISEYFLFTLAAQVLTLPLLLYHFGQFSLITFPANLLILPLQPALFILGGLSLLVSWVWRLPGQLLALCAWPLGALTVRSAQWLAQPAWAVYPVEHVSLALVLLYYAAVLAASLAPLRQALRRLQPRPALVAGLLAGAALAAWGLAAAAPSGRLQITLLDVPGEAILIRTPTGRNVLINGGGSALELSSQLGQHLPFFARQLDWVLLGGSRAEQIDGLRSGFERLQANGVLWGHSWPTPQLSALLENLSTYAPSPLAQGQTLDLGDEASLQVLGIGPRGATFLLQWRNFQALLPTGIDVDQLARLRAEPVAGLDLLLLPEGGYPPLNPPEWLAGSGARVYWLSAEGTAPNAALPGRLLSVAEHGWLRAETDGYRLWLSSATP, encoded by the coding sequence ATGCAGGGCGCGGACAGCAAACGTGTGCCGGCCTTCGTCCACTTGCCGCTCTTGTGGACCAGTCTGGCATTTCTCCTCGGTATCCTGGCCGCCAATCGCTGGCCGCACGGCGCGGCCTGGCCGTGGCTGGCCGCGCTGTGCCTACTGGCCTTACTCGCCGCGCTGTGGCGCTGGCCCCACGCGGCGGCGCGCCTGGCCTTGTTCGCCGCCTTGCTGCTCACACTGGGCGCGCTGCGCTACCAGGCGGCGCAGCCGCAGCTCACCCCCGCCGACCTGGCTTTTTACAACAATGCCGAGGGGCAGCTACAGGTGTGGGGCCATCTGACCCAGCCGGCCGTGGCGCGTGAAAACCACACCGAGCTGTGGTTCGAGGCGGAGCAGCTGGAGCTGGACGGGCAGCTATACGCCGTGCGGGGGCGCGCCCTGGCACGCGTGGCCTTGGGCCAGCAGTGGCATTATGGTGACGGCGTGCTGCTCACCGGCCGGTTGCGCACTCCAGGGGGCGATGAAGATGACACCTACGCCGAATACCTGGCGCGTCAAGGCGTACATAGTGAGATGCCTTTTGCTAACGTGCAGGCCAGCGGTCAATGGCACGGGGATCGCCTGCGCCAGTGGCTGTACAGTATTCGATCAGCCGGGGTGGAGCGCCTGCACCAGCTCTATCCTGACCCGGTGGCCGGTTTGCTGGCTGGTATTCTGCTCGGTGATGAAAGTGGCATCAGCCAGCAGCTGAAGCAGGCGTTCAACACCACCGGTACCCGTCACATCGTAGCCATCTCGGGCTTCAATATCAGCATCATTGCCGGGTTAGCGCTCAGCGTGTTCACGCGAGTGGTCGGCAAGCGCCGCGGCCTGTGGCTGGCGGGCCTGTGCATTGTGGCTTACACCGTCTTGGTCGGAGCGCAAGCCTCCGTAGTGCGCGCGGCGATCATGGGCCTGGTGGTATTGGCCGCTCAACTGGCCGGACGCGATCAGCACAGCCTGAACACGCTGGCCTTCACCGCGGCTCTGATGGCCTTGGTGAACCCTTTGATCCTGTGGGATGTTGGCTTTCAGCTCTCCTTTATGGCCACGCTGGGGCTGCTGGTGTATGCCGGCCCCTGGCGAGCCTGGTTAGAGCAGCAGCTTGAGGCGCGTCTCCCCGCAGTGTGGGCCACGCGCCTCGCCGGCCCGATCAGCGAATACTTTTTATTTACCTTGGCAGCGCAAGTACTCACCCTGCCGTTGCTGCTGTATCACTTTGGGCAATTCTCGCTAATTACTTTTCCGGCCAATCTACTGATCTTGCCATTGCAGCCGGCGCTGTTCATTCTGGGCGGTCTGTCCCTACTGGTGTCCTGGGTTTGGCGCTTACCCGGCCAGCTATTGGCGCTTTGTGCCTGGCCGCTGGGCGCGCTCACCGTGCGCAGCGCGCAGTGGCTGGCGCAGCCCGCCTGGGCCGTCTATCCTGTTGAGCATGTTAGTTTAGCTCTGGTGCTGTTGTATTACGCCGCCGTGCTGGCGGCCAGCCTGGCGCCCTTGCGCCAGGCGCTGCGCCGTTTGCAGCCGCGCCCGGCGCTGGTTGCCGGCCTGTTAGCAGGCGCGGCACTGGCCGCCTGGGGGCTGGCGGCGGCCGCACCCAGCGGGCGGTTGCAAATTACCCTGTTGGATGTGCCCGGTGAGGCAATTCTGATCCGCACACCCACCGGGCGTAATGTCTTGATCAACGGTGGGGGCAGCGCGCTCGAACTTTCCAGCCAGCTCGGCCAACATTTGCCATTCTTTGCCCGCCAGCTGGATTGGGTGCTGCTGGGCGGCAGCCGTGCCGAGCAGATCGACGGCCTGCGCAGTGGCTTTGAACGCCTACAGGCCAATGGGGTGCTATGGGGACACAGTTGGCCCACTCCACAGCTCAGCGCATTGCTGGAGAACTTGTCTACTTATGCCCCCAGTCCTTTAGCCCAAGGGCAAACGCTGGATTTAGGGGATGAGGCCTCTTTGCAAGTGCTCGGCATTGGCCCGCGTGGCGCCACCTTCCTATTGCAATGGCGCAACTTTCAGGCGCTACTGCCCACCGGCATCGATGTAGACCAACTGGCTAGGTTGCGTGCTGAGCCGGTAGCCGGGCTGGATCTGCTCTTGTTGCCTGAAGGCGGCTATCCCCCGCTGAACCCGCCGGAATGGCTTGCTGGCAGTGGCGCCCGCGTATATTGGCTCAGTGCCGAAGGCACCGCGCCGAACGCCGCGCTGCCGGGCCGGCTGCTTTCGGTGGCCGAGCACGGCTGGCTGCGCGCCGAGACCGATGGCTACCGGCTATGGCTCAGCAGCGCCACCCCGTGA
- the recR gene encoding recombination mediator RecR, which produces MLLPEPIQRVIEAFSRLPGVGPKTASRLTFFLLRGDGGLAEEISRALGGLRAGTATCQQCFNITTAGEALCPICAHPERQQELLCVVEEPLDVLAIERTQGYRGLYHVLGGALSPIEGVGPEDLKIAELLQRLQQGTVRELILATNPSMEGDATAMYLQQQVVPLGVQVTRLARGLPMGGDLEYADQSTLLRALAGRQNM; this is translated from the coding sequence GTGTTACTGCCCGAGCCGATCCAGCGCGTCATCGAAGCATTCTCGCGCCTGCCTGGGGTGGGGCCTAAAACCGCCTCGCGCCTGACTTTCTTTTTGTTGCGAGGGGATGGCGGCTTGGCAGAAGAGATCTCGCGCGCGCTGGGCGGGCTGCGCGCCGGCACGGCGACCTGCCAGCAATGTTTTAACATCACCACCGCGGGCGAAGCGCTGTGCCCGATCTGCGCCCACCCGGAGCGCCAGCAAGAATTGTTGTGCGTTGTTGAAGAGCCGCTGGATGTGCTCGCCATCGAACGCACGCAAGGCTACCGCGGCCTGTACCATGTGCTCGGTGGTGCGCTCTCGCCGATCGAAGGCGTTGGCCCCGAAGATCTTAAGATTGCTGAGTTGTTGCAACGTTTGCAGCAAGGCACGGTACGTGAACTGATCCTGGCTACCAACCCCAGTATGGAGGGCGATGCCACCGCTATGTATCTGCAGCAGCAGGTGGTGCCATTGGGTGTGCAGGTGACGCGCTTGGCGCGCGGCCTGCCGATGGGCGGCGACCTGGAGTATGCCGATCAAAGCACCCTGCTGCGTGCCTTGGCGGGCCGGCAAAACATGTAG
- a CDS encoding YbaB/EbfC family nucleoid-associated protein, which translates to MDKLPGLGDMGGMLKQLRQLQSDLAKAQKELARQTVTAEVEGGAIKVVITGDQRITSLEIAPELAADPQKLSKLLMEATNQALEASREMAKDRLGPLSQGFGL; encoded by the coding sequence ATGGATAAATTGCCCGGACTTGGCGACATGGGTGGCATGCTCAAACAACTGCGCCAACTGCAGAGTGACTTGGCCAAGGCACAGAAAGAGCTGGCCCGCCAGACGGTAACCGCCGAAGTGGAAGGCGGCGCCATCAAAGTGGTCATCACCGGTGATCAACGTATCACCAGCCTGGAGATCGCCCCTGAGCTGGCCGCCGATCCGCAGAAGCTCAGCAAGCTACTGATGGAAGCTACCAACCAGGCGTTGGAAGCTTCGCGCGAGATGGCGAAGGACCGGCTAGGCCCGCTCTCGCAGGGGTTTGGCCTCTAA